A single window of Egicoccus sp. AB-alg2 DNA harbors:
- a CDS encoding ATP-binding protein translates to MTSWDDVLGQPAAVASVRAALRADEVAHAWLLVGPRGVGQREITRALAAALNCPQATEPDGACGVCSTCERIDRGTHPAQTDLEPEGSFHLVEGVREDWMPLATRTLTEGRRRVLRVVAADRMNEAAQNAFLKILEEPPPSVVWVLDVEDEGALLETVVSRCRRLDLVPWGPDAMLVLAERLGVPPEQRTALGRAALGSPERLRDLADPAVGQARWNHLALLDRLATGGPGQVVPAAKEIVTWARSRIAPLKERNQAELVRLEEAFGVEGNKGWPPGVRQRLTRRFERLERQEQRRALDLFLDDLASYLRDLLAAQAGAGSEVLVNLDHEAAIRRDAQRLPASDVVAALHAVARCREALDRNGNAELQLERLLLQLALPLFAAATRERAS, encoded by the coding sequence ATGACCAGCTGGGACGACGTGCTCGGGCAGCCCGCCGCGGTGGCCTCGGTCCGGGCCGCGCTGCGCGCCGACGAGGTCGCCCACGCCTGGCTGCTGGTCGGCCCGCGCGGCGTCGGCCAGCGCGAGATCACCCGCGCGCTGGCGGCGGCACTCAACTGTCCGCAGGCGACCGAGCCCGACGGCGCCTGTGGCGTCTGCTCGACCTGCGAGCGCATCGACCGTGGCACCCACCCGGCCCAGACGGACCTCGAGCCCGAGGGCAGCTTCCACCTCGTCGAGGGCGTGCGTGAGGACTGGATGCCGCTGGCCACCCGCACGCTGACCGAGGGCCGGCGACGGGTGCTGCGCGTGGTGGCGGCCGACCGCATGAACGAGGCCGCACAGAACGCCTTCCTGAAGATCCTCGAGGAACCGCCGCCATCGGTGGTGTGGGTGCTGGACGTGGAGGACGAGGGCGCCCTGCTGGAGACCGTGGTGTCCCGTTGCCGGCGCCTCGACCTCGTGCCGTGGGGGCCTGACGCGATGCTCGTGCTGGCCGAGCGGCTCGGCGTGCCGCCCGAACAGCGCACCGCCCTGGGGCGCGCCGCCCTCGGTTCGCCCGAACGGCTCCGGGACCTGGCCGACCCCGCCGTGGGGCAGGCCCGCTGGAACCACCTCGCCCTGCTCGACCGCCTCGCGACCGGGGGGCCCGGCCAGGTCGTGCCGGCCGCGAAGGAGATCGTGACCTGGGCCAGGTCGCGGATCGCGCCGCTCAAGGAACGCAACCAGGCCGAGCTGGTCCGGCTGGAGGAGGCGTTCGGGGTCGAGGGCAACAAGGGCTGGCCGCCGGGGGTGCGCCAGCGGCTGACGCGCCGGTTCGAGCGGCTCGAGCGGCAGGAGCAGCGCCGGGCGCTCGATCTGTTCCTCGACGACCTCGCCAGCTACCTGCGCGACCTGCTCGCCGCCCAGGCCGGCGCCGGCAGCGAGGTGCTGGTCAACCTCGACCACGAGGCGGCGATCCGCCGCGACGCGCAGCGGCTGCCGGCCTCCGACGTGGTGGCCGCGTTGCACGCCGTCGCCCGCTGCCGCGAGGCACTCGACCGCAACGGCAACGCCGAACTGCAGCTCGAGCGGCTGCTGTTGCAGCTGGCCCTGCCGCTGTTCGCGGCGGCGACCCGCGAGCGGGCCAGCTGA
- the tmk gene encoding dTMP kinase: MSGIMGQADDGASPPTAQVTPGGAAPRVYAALLRNKDFRNLSVSTFASALGDWIGFLAILALTEDILGQTRAAAFAVSAVMAARVLPSMLLGPVAGVFVDRWDRKRLMIACDVGRGIVMALIPFSDEILTLLLATLVIEVMSSLFGPAKDAVFPTLVKRHELVAANQLNLMLTYGTLPLAGVLFASMIGLAGPLSGTIPYLAERAVALPIWFNAVSFLASAPLIARLRTPHPRGRLGDTAAPSAWVELREGFVFIGRHPVIRALILGVMVAFAAAGAVISTGQFFARILNAGQSGFGILVAVVGVGLVAGLAASSVLSARLAPERLFAPGIGVAGGALIVAALMPTLTLAALPAMVMGAGAGVSFIVGYTILQSRADDRIRGRTFGAMNSGVRAAIFLSTTTAPFLVGLIGPERRVDGVYAYAVGGIRLTLVAAGTLALVGAVLTGRTFHRAVTQHPELDRPIGADLPPRPASRGLFVVFEGGDGAGKSTQMRLLRAAVEREGHDVLVTREPGGTPIGERVREILLSRSSEGMVDRAEALLYAAARAQHVDEVIRPALQEGTVVLCDRFVDSSVVYQGAGRGLGEGEVEQLNRWATAELQPDLVVLLDLDPGEGLQRVEGEPDRLEAAGLDFHRTVARAYRLRAATDAARYLVLDATRPVNELHAQIRAAVVARLQQLPSNEGERIDVSGGLAGETTEGGG, encoded by the coding sequence GCGCAACAAGGACTTTCGCAACCTCAGCGTCTCCACGTTCGCGTCGGCCCTGGGCGACTGGATCGGTTTCCTCGCCATCCTGGCGCTGACCGAGGACATCCTCGGCCAGACCCGCGCCGCCGCGTTCGCCGTGTCAGCGGTGATGGCGGCGCGCGTGCTGCCCAGCATGCTCCTCGGGCCGGTGGCCGGCGTGTTCGTCGACCGCTGGGACCGCAAGCGCCTGATGATCGCCTGCGACGTGGGCCGCGGCATCGTCATGGCGCTGATCCCGTTCAGCGACGAGATCCTGACCCTGCTGCTCGCGACCCTCGTCATCGAGGTGATGTCGTCGCTGTTCGGGCCGGCGAAGGACGCCGTGTTCCCGACGCTGGTCAAGCGCCACGAACTGGTCGCCGCCAACCAGCTCAACCTGATGCTGACCTACGGCACGCTGCCGCTGGCCGGTGTCCTGTTCGCCAGCATGATCGGGCTGGCCGGACCCCTGTCGGGGACGATCCCGTACCTGGCCGAGCGCGCCGTCGCGCTGCCGATCTGGTTCAACGCGGTGTCGTTCCTCGCCTCGGCACCGCTGATCGCGCGCCTGCGTACCCCACACCCGCGGGGCCGGCTCGGCGACACCGCCGCACCCAGCGCCTGGGTCGAGCTGCGCGAAGGGTTCGTCTTCATCGGCCGGCACCCGGTCATCCGCGCCCTGATCCTCGGCGTCATGGTCGCCTTCGCGGCCGCCGGGGCCGTGATCTCCACCGGCCAGTTCTTCGCCCGGATACTCAACGCCGGCCAGTCCGGCTTCGGCATCCTCGTCGCCGTCGTCGGTGTCGGCCTCGTGGCGGGCCTGGCGGCCAGCTCCGTGCTGTCGGCCCGACTGGCGCCCGAGCGGCTGTTCGCACCCGGGATCGGCGTGGCCGGCGGGGCGCTGATCGTCGCCGCGCTGATGCCGACGCTGACGCTCGCGGCGCTGCCGGCCATGGTGATGGGCGCCGGCGCGGGCGTGTCGTTCATCGTCGGCTACACGATCCTGCAGTCGCGCGCCGACGACCGGATCCGGGGCCGGACGTTCGGGGCGATGAACTCCGGCGTGCGGGCCGCGATCTTCCTCTCGACCACCACGGCGCCGTTCCTGGTCGGCCTGATCGGGCCCGAGCGGCGCGTCGACGGGGTCTACGCGTACGCGGTCGGCGGCATCCGGCTGACACTGGTCGCGGCCGGCACCCTCGCGCTGGTCGGCGCGGTGCTGACCGGGCGGACGTTCCACCGGGCCGTGACGCAGCATCCCGAGCTCGACCGGCCGATCGGGGCGGACCTGCCGCCGCGTCCCGCCTCGCGCGGCCTGTTCGTGGTGTTCGAGGGAGGCGACGGGGCCGGCAAGTCCACGCAGATGCGGCTGCTGCGGGCCGCGGTGGAGCGCGAGGGCCACGACGTGCTGGTGACCCGTGAACCCGGCGGCACGCCGATCGGGGAGCGGGTCCGCGAGATCCTGTTGTCGCGCTCGTCCGAGGGCATGGTCGACCGTGCCGAGGCGCTGCTGTACGCCGCGGCGCGCGCGCAGCACGTCGACGAGGTGATCCGCCCGGCGCTGCAGGAGGGCACCGTCGTGCTGTGCGACCGGTTCGTGGACTCCTCGGTCGTCTACCAGGGTGCCGGCCGCGGCCTCGGTGAAGGCGAGGTGGAACAGCTCAACCGCTGGGCCACCGCCGAGCTCCAGCCCGACCTGGTGGTGCTGCTCGACCTCGACCCCGGCGAAGGACTGCAGCGGGTGGAGGGCGAGCCCGACCGGCTCGAGGCCGCCGGGCTGGACTTCCACCGCACGGTGGCCCGTGCCTACCGCCTGCGGGCGGCCACGGACGCCGCGCGCTACCTGGTCCTGGATGCCACCCGTCCCGTCAACGAACTGCACGCCCAGATCCGCGCGGCCGTCGTCGCCCGCCTGCAGCAGCTGCCGTCGAACGAGGGCGAACGCATCGACGTCAGCGGCGGGCTGGCGGGCGAGACCACGGAGGGTGGTGGATGA